In Neisseria dentiae, one DNA window encodes the following:
- the recO gene encoding DNA repair protein RecO → MPAQTHRINHEPAFLLTAKPWRESSLWLEMFSRRYGRVALLARSARTRQSELRGVLVPFVPVSASWYGSQELKTLHRAEWLGGWRQPQGRSLFSGLYANELVYKLTAREDPHPALYDALHTLMRVVAEEPNHVAALRRFEWALLTELGFAPDLQNDEHGQPVTAGQTYWLRPEHAPLPLAQAGGLPQHEAQGVAVDGSTLIQLRNGIFDNGESLQQTLKLTRMLLDFRLPEGIKSRQVLQQMQAFQTA, encoded by the coding sequence ATGCCCGCCCAAACCCACCGCATCAACCACGAACCCGCTTTCCTGCTCACCGCCAAACCCTGGCGCGAAAGCAGCCTGTGGCTGGAAATGTTCAGCCGCCGCTACGGGCGCGTGGCCCTGCTCGCCCGCAGCGCCCGCACGCGCCAGAGCGAGCTGCGCGGCGTGTTGGTGCCGTTTGTGCCGGTGAGCGCATCGTGGTACGGTTCGCAGGAGCTGAAAACCCTGCACCGCGCCGAATGGCTGGGCGGCTGGCGGCAGCCGCAGGGGCGGTCGCTGTTCAGCGGGCTGTATGCCAACGAATTGGTATATAAACTCACCGCCCGCGAAGACCCGCACCCCGCCCTGTACGACGCACTCCACACCCTGATGCGCGTGGTGGCCGAAGAGCCGAACCACGTTGCCGCCCTGCGCCGCTTCGAGTGGGCGTTGCTAACCGAACTGGGCTTCGCCCCCGACCTGCAAAACGACGAACACGGCCAACCCGTTACCGCCGGGCAAACCTACTGGCTGCGCCCCGAGCACGCCCCGCTGCCGCTGGCACAGGCCGGCGGTTTGCCGCAGCACGAAGCGCAAGGCGTTGCGGTGGACGGCAGCACCCTAATCCAACTGCGCAACGGCATTTTCGACAACGGCGAAAGTTTGCAGCAAACCCTCAAACTCACCCGCATGCTGTTGGATTTCCGCCTGCCCGAAGGCATCAAATCGCGGCAGGTTTTACAGCAGATGCAGGCGTTTCAGACGGCCTGA
- the trmA gene encoding tRNA (uridine(54)-C5)-methyltransferase TrmA translates to MTDSAYQQQLNGKIRRIEQLFAPLPVPDLEVFDSPERHYRMRAEFRVWHEGETMFYAMFEQGRKAGGATMRRCDSFAPACEAINRLMPRLLAAADRVGVLKNRWYQVEFLATLSGEMLVTMIYHKKLDDTWRAAAEEMQNELGIAVIGRSKGQKIVLKQDFVTEKLHVNGNPFVYRQYEGSFTQPNAAVCEKMLAWACGVAQHIGGDMLELYCGNGNFTLPLARSFDKVLATEVSKTSVQAALWNIKANGSGNVKIARLSAEEFTEAYTGAREFRRLQEQGIVLADYRFSTIFVDPPRAGIDGETLKLVRQFDHVIYISCNPETLRTNLDTLAQTHRIRRMALFDQFPFTPHIESGVWLEKCR, encoded by the coding sequence ATGACCGATTCTGCCTACCAGCAACAGCTAAACGGAAAAATCCGCCGCATCGAGCAACTGTTCGCGCCGCTGCCCGTGCCCGATTTGGAAGTGTTCGACTCCCCCGAACGGCACTACCGTATGCGCGCCGAGTTCAGGGTTTGGCACGAAGGCGAAACCATGTTTTACGCCATGTTCGAGCAGGGGCGCAAAGCCGGCGGGGCAACCATGCGGCGCTGCGACAGCTTTGCCCCCGCCTGCGAAGCCATCAACCGCCTGATGCCGCGCCTGCTCGCAGCGGCCGACCGTGTGGGCGTGCTGAAAAACCGCTGGTATCAGGTGGAGTTTCTCGCCACCCTGAGCGGCGAAATGCTGGTTACGATGATCTACCACAAAAAGCTCGACGACACCTGGCGCGCCGCTGCCGAAGAGATGCAAAACGAGCTAGGCATCGCCGTTATCGGCCGCAGCAAAGGGCAGAAAATCGTGCTGAAGCAGGATTTCGTTACCGAAAAACTGCATGTAAACGGCAACCCGTTCGTTTACCGCCAATACGAAGGCAGTTTCACCCAGCCCAACGCCGCCGTTTGCGAAAAAATGCTTGCCTGGGCGTGCGGGGTGGCGCAGCACATCGGCGGCGACATGCTGGAACTCTATTGCGGCAACGGCAACTTCACCCTGCCGCTCGCGCGCAGTTTCGATAAAGTGCTGGCCACCGAAGTGTCGAAAACCTCGGTGCAGGCGGCGTTGTGGAATATAAAAGCGAACGGCAGCGGCAACGTGAAAATCGCCCGTTTGTCGGCCGAAGAATTTACCGAAGCCTACACCGGCGCGCGCGAGTTCCGCCGCCTGCAAGAACAAGGCATCGTGCTGGCCGACTACCGCTTTTCCACTATTTTCGTCGACCCGCCGCGCGCCGGCATCGACGGCGAAACCCTGAAACTGGTGCGGCAGTTCGACCATGTGATTTATATTTCGTGCAACCCCGAAACCCTGCGCACCAACCTCGACACGCTGGCGCAAACCCACCGCATACGCCGCATGGCGCTGTTCGACCAGTTTCCGTTCACCCCCCACATCGAAAGCGGGGTGTGGCTGGAAAAGTGCAGATAA